A single region of the Paludibacter jiangxiensis genome encodes:
- a CDS encoding cell division ATP-binding protein FtsE: MESKELISYKDVDICHDDVTVLSSVDLKVAPGDFIYLLGKVGSGKSSFLKSLYAEIPVESGEARIFDYDLRKIKRTQIPFLRRKIGIIFQDFQLLPDRNVFDNLSFVLKATGWKNKEAIENQVIEVLEQVGMERKAKRWMHQLSGGEQQRIAIARALLNSPELILADEPTGNLDSENGHELISLLYEIHKAGTAVIIATHNLRWVEEFPGRVFHCVTEHLKEDKHDSDEPSASSEIEEINVPAEELPKVIADLNAEMGEDAGDEATTETPEKTEE, encoded by the coding sequence ATGGAATCCAAAGAACTTATTTCGTACAAAGACGTTGATATTTGTCATGATGATGTAACTGTACTGAGCAGCGTAGATTTGAAGGTTGCTCCGGGTGATTTTATTTATCTTCTCGGCAAAGTCGGTAGCGGAAAAAGTTCATTCCTAAAGTCACTTTACGCAGAAATACCTGTAGAATCCGGAGAAGCCCGCATATTCGACTATGACCTGCGTAAAATAAAACGGACTCAGATTCCTTTCCTAAGAAGAAAAATAGGTATCATTTTTCAGGATTTTCAACTCCTGCCAGACAGAAACGTGTTTGATAATCTCTCTTTTGTACTGAAAGCTACCGGATGGAAAAACAAGGAAGCAATCGAGAATCAGGTCATTGAGGTTCTGGAGCAAGTAGGTATGGAGCGGAAAGCCAAAAGATGGATGCACCAGTTATCGGGCGGCGAACAACAGCGTATTGCAATTGCCAGAGCACTGCTCAACTCTCCCGAACTGATTCTGGCAGACGAGCCAACCGGAAATCTCGACAGTGAAAACGGACATGAATTAATTTCACTGCTCTATGAAATCCACAAAGCCGGTACCGCTGTAATTATTGCGACACATAATCTGCGCTGGGTGGAAGAGTTTCCCGGACGTGTTTTCCATTGTGTGACGGAACATCTGAAAGAAGACAAACACGATAGCGATGAACCATCAGCCTCATCAGAAATTGAGGAAATAAACGTTCCGGCAGAAGAACTCCCGAAGGTTATTGCCGATTTGAATGCCGAAATGGGAGAAGATGCAGGCGATGAAGCAACTACCGAGACTCCTGAAAAGACTGAAGAATAA
- a CDS encoding monomeric [FeFe] hydrogenase has translation MAFANNTMIVRRVLISRLVKLWKENKMIESIDRIPLEMSPKHGIAKGRCCIHKERAVIKYKMLPILGFGIDQEEDELKPLSDYAREALAPRTQNPRILTVVDEACTSCVKVNYVVSNLCRGCVARPCAMNCPKGAIAFRENGQASIENSKCISCGICKEACPYHSIVYIPIPCEEVCPVKAISKDENGIEKIDETKCIYCGKCINACPFGSVFEVSEIFDVLTAIKNGTQVVAIPAPSVMSQYANPIADIFEAIKSIGFHAVEEVAHGAMVTTRNEGEELREKLEEGQQFMTTSCCPAYTELVNKHVPEMKPFVSTTKSPMYYTAEIVRQKYPDAKIVFIGPCVAKRKEMFNNKSVDYVWTFEELDSVFEGLEIEITPSGDGAMCCDAPKPGKGFARSGGVAAAVQGMYPDVSIKPVLVANIDKKNVALLRAFAKGKAPGNFIEVMACEDGCITGPSGKIDGSKSRRIFQKAMEEIKE, from the coding sequence ATGGCATTTGCAAATAACACGATGATTGTACGTAGGGTGCTCATATCCAGACTTGTAAAACTCTGGAAAGAAAACAAAATGATCGAGAGCATCGACCGTATTCCCCTTGAAATGTCTCCCAAACACGGCATCGCTAAAGGTCGTTGCTGTATTCACAAAGAACGCGCTGTCATCAAATACAAGATGCTGCCTATCCTCGGTTTTGGCATCGATCAGGAAGAAGATGAACTGAAACCTCTGTCGGATTACGCCCGTGAAGCATTGGCTCCCCGTACTCAAAACCCACGAATACTCACTGTTGTCGACGAAGCATGTACATCGTGTGTTAAAGTTAACTATGTGGTTTCCAACCTTTGTCGCGGATGTGTTGCCCGTCCATGTGCAATGAATTGCCCGAAAGGAGCAATCGCTTTCCGGGAAAACGGCCAGGCAAGTATTGAAAATTCAAAATGTATCAGTTGTGGCATCTGCAAAGAAGCATGCCCCTACCACTCTATTGTCTATATACCCATTCCTTGCGAAGAAGTGTGTCCGGTTAAGGCCATCTCAAAGGATGAAAACGGGATTGAGAAAATTGACGAAACCAAGTGCATCTATTGCGGCAAGTGCATAAATGCCTGTCCTTTCGGGTCCGTCTTTGAAGTCTCCGAAATTTTCGATGTGCTGACAGCCATCAAAAACGGCACTCAGGTTGTGGCTATACCAGCCCCATCTGTCATGTCGCAATATGCCAACCCGATAGCCGACATTTTCGAAGCCATCAAATCTATCGGATTTCATGCGGTGGAAGAAGTGGCACACGGAGCTATGGTTACTACCCGCAACGAAGGCGAAGAATTACGCGAGAAACTGGAAGAAGGCCAGCAATTCATGACCACTTCCTGTTGTCCTGCATACACCGAATTGGTCAACAAGCACGTGCCCGAGATGAAGCCTTTTGTCTCCACGACAAAATCGCCCATGTACTACACGGCAGAAATCGTGCGCCAGAAATATCCGGATGCAAAGATCGTATTCATCGGGCCGTGCGTAGCCAAACGCAAAGAGATGTTCAACAACAAAAGCGTTGACTATGTTTGGACATTTGAGGAGCTTGATTCTGTATTTGAAGGATTGGAAATTGAAATTACCCCATCAGGCGACGGCGCCATGTGCTGTGATGCTCCCAAACCGGGTAAAGGCTTTGCACGCTCAGGCGGAGTAGCCGCTGCCGTACAGGGAATGTATCCCGACGTATCGATAAAACCCGTTTTAGTCGCCAATATTGACAAAAAAAATGTAGCTTTGTTACGTGCTTTTGCCAAAGGAAAAGCTCCTGGAAACTTCATAGAAGTAATGGCCTGCGAAGATGGATGTATCACCGGCCCTTCGGGCAAAATTGACGGTTCGAAGAGCCGCAGAATTTTCCAGAAAGCAATGGAAGAAATCAAAGAATAA
- a CDS encoding ComF family protein, whose amino-acid sequence MKLLQHLVNLIFPNLCLACNESLFGGEESVCLSCLTDLPYTNFHLRQANDIEKRFWGKFPVENATSLYFYKKATTGQHLLHALKYRGEKQLGIILGRQLGSNLRQSSFYEDVDMIVPVPLHPQKYRKRGYNQSECICEGISEAMQIPVDSSNLVRLIENPTQTRKGVYERWENTKGIFGLVDVSVFAGKHILLVDDVLTTGSTLEACASALLQAENIKISVATIAVA is encoded by the coding sequence ATGAAGCTTCTGCAACATTTGGTGAATCTTATTTTTCCTAATCTCTGTCTGGCATGTAACGAAAGCCTTTTTGGCGGGGAAGAATCAGTGTGTTTGTCCTGCCTGACGGATTTACCATACACTAACTTTCATCTTCGGCAAGCTAACGATATTGAAAAGAGGTTTTGGGGAAAATTTCCGGTTGAAAACGCAACATCGCTGTACTTTTATAAGAAAGCAACTACCGGACAACATTTACTTCATGCATTAAAATACCGAGGAGAAAAACAACTTGGTATAATACTCGGTCGACAATTGGGGAGCAATCTCAGGCAATCGTCATTTTACGAAGATGTTGACATGATTGTACCGGTTCCGCTTCATCCCCAAAAGTACCGTAAGAGAGGCTACAATCAAAGCGAATGTATATGCGAGGGTATTTCGGAAGCCATGCAGATTCCCGTTGATTCTTCAAACCTCGTCAGACTAATTGAAAATCCAACACAAACCCGTAAAGGTGTTTACGAGCGTTGGGAAAATACAAAGGGAATCTTTGGGCTGGTAGACGTTTCCGTATTTGCCGGGAAGCATATTTTGCTTGTGGACGATGTGCTGACCACAGGATCAACTCTTGAAGCGTGTGCCTCAGCACTTTTACAAGCCGAAAATATCAAAATAAGCGTGGCGACGATTGCTGTAGCCTGA
- a CDS encoding CPBP family intramembrane glutamic endopeptidase: MSNVNNYTDQQIGKKLFVLIGSSVGLTLLASLVMSVILLFKTMANGGDLTEITPDITFLKISQLIVTVVTFFVPVLLLSKISRVKSKIFVRADKRLSPVMVMLAVLLMIAIQPLMNATADWFSNWSLPSSLSWLEHWLKNMEKQNLELVQRFLDVNSAGGLLFNILVVAIAPAICEEFFFRGGLQQVFNMRMNKHVAIWLAAAVFSAVHMEVSGFLPRMVLGASFGYLFIWTGSIWAPVIAHFVNNLCGVFTEYLIFNHMIDKHIEKVGTGDTLWATVLGSVVFLASLWFIYRLNKRDISESNPDQEMLSGN, translated from the coding sequence ATGTCAAATGTAAATAATTACACGGATCAACAGATCGGGAAGAAGCTTTTTGTACTTATCGGTAGCTCTGTCGGCCTCACATTGTTGGCGAGTTTGGTTATGTCGGTCATTTTGTTGTTTAAGACGATGGCAAACGGAGGCGACCTGACTGAAATTACACCCGATATTACATTCCTGAAAATTTCTCAGCTGATAGTAACTGTTGTTACTTTTTTTGTGCCTGTTTTGCTTCTGTCGAAGATAAGCAGGGTTAAAAGTAAGATTTTTGTGCGGGCCGACAAGCGGTTATCACCTGTTATGGTCATGCTTGCCGTTTTGTTGATGATTGCCATACAACCTTTAATGAATGCGACTGCCGATTGGTTTTCCAACTGGTCGTTGCCTTCTTCGTTATCCTGGCTTGAGCATTGGCTGAAGAATATGGAAAAACAAAACCTTGAGTTGGTTCAACGGTTTTTGGATGTGAATTCGGCTGGAGGTTTGCTCTTTAATATTCTGGTAGTGGCTATTGCACCGGCCATTTGCGAAGAATTCTTTTTTCGGGGAGGTTTGCAGCAGGTTTTCAATATGCGGATGAATAAACATGTTGCTATATGGTTAGCTGCTGCGGTGTTTAGTGCCGTACATATGGAAGTCAGCGGATTTCTTCCCCGGATGGTACTTGGTGCGAGTTTTGGATATTTGTTTATCTGGACCGGCTCAATCTGGGCGCCGGTGATTGCTCACTTTGTCAACAACCTTTGCGGGGTGTTTACGGAATATTTGATATTCAATCACATGATTGATAAACATATTGAGAAGGTCGGAACCGGAGATACTCTTTGGGCAACAGTGCTGGGTTCGGTGGTTTTCCTCGCTTCTTTGTGGTTTATCTATCGACTAAATAAGAGGGATATTTCTGAATCGAATCCTGATCAGGAAATGCTTTCCGGCAATTGA
- a CDS encoding ABC transporter ATP-binding protein produces the protein MITLNDVSFAYSKKKEVFSNLNLTLEPGSIYGLLGKNGAGKTTLLKMMCGLVAPYSGSCTTLGEKAARKSPSLMRELFFLPEEFYMPDMRINKFVSLNAPFYPAFDLNQFHRYLDEFEINPDNRLRSLSYGEKKKVMIGFGIATNTKLLLFDEPTNGLDIPSKRQFRRIMASIANEDKCIIISTHQVRDLETLIDHLVILHNNRILLNENVGVITQKLCFKTVQTVANDQGIIYSESSLKGHNILLKNAEQEDSQLDMELLFNGVQHCPEKINHLFNLN, from the coding sequence ATGATAACCTTAAATGATGTAAGCTTTGCCTATTCGAAGAAAAAGGAGGTGTTCAGCAATTTAAATCTGACACTCGAACCGGGTTCCATCTATGGCCTTCTTGGCAAAAACGGAGCAGGTAAAACCACACTGCTCAAAATGATGTGCGGGTTGGTAGCCCCATACTCAGGATCATGTACTACTCTGGGAGAAAAAGCCGCTCGTAAAAGTCCGTCACTGATGCGCGAACTGTTCTTTCTGCCGGAAGAGTTTTATATGCCCGACATGCGTATCAACAAATTCGTTAGCCTGAATGCTCCTTTTTATCCGGCATTCGACCTCAACCAATTTCACCGTTACCTCGACGAGTTTGAAATCAATCCTGACAACCGACTGCGTTCTCTGTCGTACGGAGAAAAAAAGAAGGTGATGATAGGGTTCGGAATTGCCACAAATACCAAACTTCTTCTTTTCGACGAACCTACCAACGGATTGGATATACCTTCCAAAAGGCAGTTCCGCCGAATCATGGCCTCTATTGCTAACGAAGACAAGTGCATCATCATCTCCACCCATCAGGTTCGCGATCTGGAAACCCTGATCGATCATTTGGTTATCCTGCACAACAATCGTATTCTTCTGAATGAAAATGTTGGGGTAATTACTCAAAAACTCTGTTTCAAAACCGTACAAACAGTCGCCAACGATCAGGGAATTATCTACTCCGAAAGTTCGTTGAAAGGACACAACATTCTGCTTAAAAATGCAGAGCAAGAAGATTCCCAGCTCGACATGGAATTGTTATTCAACGGAGTACAACACTGTCCCGAAAAAATAAACCACTTATTTAATTTAAACTAA